Proteins encoded together in one Lathyrus oleraceus cultivar Zhongwan6 chromosome 5, CAAS_Psat_ZW6_1.0, whole genome shotgun sequence window:
- the LOC127084390 gene encoding isoleucine N-monooxygenase 1: MMSYIRSFLLLFPQSFRPVFLVMFLCFMTNKILRYPLMSMKPNIPKLPPGPKPWPIVGNLPEMLASKSPTRWIHKIMEEMNTDIACIRLGNVHVIPVTCPTIALEFLRKHDATFASRPISMSTDIISNGFLTTAVTPFGEQWKKMKKIFVNELFSPHKHQLLTNKRNEEADKLMFYVYNKCKNENNNGLVNVRSIARHYCCNLMRKLVFNTRYFGEGRNDGGPGLEEVEHVDAIFTLLKYVYAFCVSDYMPLLRGLDIDGHERKVKDAMSVVKKYNDPIIERRIEKWKDGSKTSPADVEDILDILISLKDANNEPLLTSEEIKAQALELLLGGVDNPSNAAEFAISEMINRPELLQQATEELDNIVGKQRLVQESDIPNLNYVKACAREAFRLHPITIFNPPHVSMENTMIGNYMIPKGSHVLLSKQGLGRNPKVWNEPHKFKPERHLKNDGSMVVLAEPDLKFISFSTGRRACPGIVLGTTMTVMLLGRLIHGFNWSGSPNVSTIDLLKYSNGGRYLGGPLVAIAKPRLAAELYQPYNI; this comes from the exons ATGATGAGTTACATTCGTAGTTTCCTTTTGCTATTTCCTCAATCCTTTAGGCCTGTTTTCCTTGTTATGTTTTTATGCTTTATGACTAACAAAATCCTACGATATCCTTTGATGAGTATGAAACCAAATATACCAAAATTGCCCCCAGGTCCCAAACCATGGCCTATAGTTGGTAATCTTCCTGAAATGCTTGCAAGCAAATCTCCAACTAGGTGGATACACAAAATAATGGAAGAAATGAACACTGATATAGCATGTATCCGCCTAGGAAATGTCCATGTTATTCCTGTTACATGTCCCACCATTGCTCTTGAATTCTTGAGAAAACATGATGCTACTTTTGCATCAAGACCAATATCCATGTCCACTGATATCATCAGCAATGGTTTCTTGACAACAGCAGTTACACCCTTCGGAGAACAatggaagaaaatgaagaaaatattCGTCAACGAATTATTCTCTCCCCACAAACATCAATTACTCACAAACAAAAGAAATGAAGAAGCTGATAAACTAATGTTTTATGTCTACAACAAATGCAAAAATGAGAATAATAACGGTCTTGTGAATGTTAGGAGCATTGCTCGACACTATTGTTGTAATTTGATGAGGAAACTGGTTTTTAATACAAGGTATTTCGGAGAAGGTAGGAATGATGGAGGTCCTGGTTTGGaggaagttgaacatgtagacGCTATTTTCACATTGCTTAAGTATGTTTATGCTTTTTGTGTTTCCGATTATATGCCATTGTTGAGAGGACTTGACATTGATGGACATGAGAGAAAGGTGAAGGATGCTATGAGTGTTGTGAAAAAGTATAATGATCCAATCATTGAAAGGAGAATTGAAAAATGGAAAGATGGATCAAAGACTAGTCCTGCTGATGTAGAGGACATACTTGATATTCTAATCTCCCTCAAAGATGCGAACAACGAACCATTATTGACATCAGAAGAAATCAAGGCTCAAGCTCTA GAACTTTTGTTGGGAGGAGTGGACAATCCATCGAATGCAGCAGAATTCGCGATATCAGAAATGATAAATCGGCCAGAGTTACTTCAACAAGCCACCGAAGAATTGGACAATATCGTAGGAAAACAAAGACTAGTCCAAGAATCGGACATTCCAAATCTCAACTATGTGAAAGCCTGTGCAAGAGAAGCTTTTCGTCTTCACCCCATTACAATATTCAATCCTCCCCATGTCTCAATGGAGAACACAATGATTGGTAATTACATGATCCCGAAAGGTAGCCATGTGCTTCTAAGCAAACAAGGACTCGGACGAAACCCAAAAGTTTGGAATGAACCTCACAAATTTAAACCAGAACGCCATCTAAAAAACGACGGCTCTATGGTAGTTTTGGCGGAACCAGATTTAAAGTTCATATCGTTTAGTACTGGAAGGCGTGCTTGTCCTGGAATTGTACTTGGAACCACAATGACTGTGATGTTATTGGGTAGGTTGATCCATGGCTTCAACTGGAGTGGATCACCTAATGTATCAACCATAGATCTTCTTAAGTATTCCAATGGTGGTAGATACCTTGGAGGGCCACTTGTAGCAATAGCAAAGCCAAGATTGGCAGCAGAATTGTATCAACCATACAATATTTGA